A section of the Engystomops pustulosus chromosome 3, aEngPut4.maternal, whole genome shotgun sequence genome encodes:
- the SNRPB2 gene encoding U2 small nuclear ribonucleoprotein B'': MDIRPNHTVYINNLNDKVKKEELKRSLYALFSQFGHVMDIVALKTSKMRGQAFVIFKELASATNALRQLQGFPFYDKPMRIQYAKTDSDVISKMRGTFGDKEKKKDKKKNKAQEQAANAANKKSLLAADMDSAAPGAAQNQLVLDNPPNYILFLNNLPEETNEMMLSMLFNQFPGFKEVRLVPGRHDISFVEFENENQAGSARDALQGFKITPSHAMKITYAKK, encoded by the exons ATGGATATTCGGCCAAATCACACGGTCTACATCAACAACCTGAATGACAAAGTAAAGAAGGAAG AACTAAAGCGATCCCTGTACGCCCTCTTCTCACAGTTTGGCCACGTCATGGATATTGTGGCTCTGAAGACCTCGAAGATGAGAGGACAAGCCTTCGTCATTTTCAAGGAACTTGCGTCGGCCACCAATGCTTTGCGGCAGTTACAAGGCTTTCCTTTTTATGATAAGCCAATG CGTATTCAATACGCAAAGACGGATTCTGACGTGATCTCCAAGATGCGCGGAACTTTTGGAGATAAGGAGAAGAAGAAAGACAAGAAAAAGAACAAAGCTCAAGAGCAAGCGGCAAACGCTGCTAATAAGAAGTCGTTGCTG GCTGCAGATATGGACAGTGCAGCACCTGGAGCGGCACAGAACCAGCTG GTGCTTGATAACCCACCAAATTACATCCTTTTCTTGAACAACCTCCCTGAGGAGACCAATGAGATGATGCTGTCCATGTTGTTTAATCA GTTTCCTGGCTTCAAAGAAGTGCGTCTGGTCCCTGGAAGGCACGATATCTCCTTTGTAGAGTTTGAGAACGAGAACCAGGCCGGGTCGGCGCGAGACGCACTCCAAGGATTTAAGATTACACCGTCTCATGCTATGAAGATCACATATGCCAAGAAGTGA